A part of Anaerotignum faecicola genomic DNA contains:
- a CDS encoding CCA tRNA nucleotidyltransferase, which translates to MQKLNIAIPQDAVWILNKLNEGGHEAYIVGGCVRDSILGRIPQDWDITTSALPEETKTIFDHTFDTGIKHGTITVVLHHENYEVTTYRIDGEYADCRHPDEVSFTKKLNEDLLRRDFTMNAIAYHPKEGFRDPFHGQEDIAAGMIRGVGEPAKRFQEDALRMLRCVRFSAQLGFAIDPETWAALCANTALIQKISAERIREELQKLWLAPFAKKMPLLWESGLLAQIDATLSASLIANSRTLLEEISLCPKDSILRWCIVLQHYPLSEVKGFLRGMRLDNHSIKRISLLLDELSADLPTEPYPLRKKLRTIGQEATEQLLLLQSILRPASPHAETKAALEKILAAGDCLSLKTLALTGQDLMALGAPHGKILGTILAELLDIVLHAPEKNTKETLTTLALALLEKR; encoded by the coding sequence TTGCAGAAGCTGAATATTGCCATTCCGCAGGACGCGGTCTGGATTCTGAATAAACTGAATGAGGGCGGTCACGAAGCGTATATCGTCGGGGGCTGTGTCCGCGATTCCATTCTGGGGCGCATACCGCAGGATTGGGATATCACCACCTCCGCCCTGCCCGAGGAAACCAAGACCATCTTCGACCATACCTTTGATACGGGCATCAAGCATGGCACGATTACCGTCGTCCTGCATCATGAAAATTATGAGGTCACAACCTATCGCATCGACGGCGAATATGCCGACTGCCGCCATCCGGACGAGGTCTCCTTCACCAAAAAGCTGAATGAGGATTTGCTCCGCCGCGATTTTACCATGAACGCCATTGCCTATCACCCCAAGGAGGGCTTTCGCGACCCCTTCCATGGGCAGGAGGATATTGCCGCAGGCATGATCCGCGGCGTGGGTGAGCCGGCAAAGCGCTTTCAGGAGGATGCCCTGCGGATGCTGCGCTGTGTGCGCTTTTCCGCGCAGCTTGGCTTTGCGATTGACCCCGAAACATGGGCGGCTCTCTGCGCCAATACGGCGCTGATTCAGAAAATCAGTGCGGAGCGAATTCGCGAGGAGCTGCAAAAGCTCTGGCTTGCCCCCTTTGCGAAAAAAATGCCCCTGCTCTGGGAAAGCGGTCTGCTCGCACAGATAGATGCGACCCTTTCCGCAAGCCTTATCGCAAACAGCCGGACCCTTTTGGAGGAAATTTCCCTTTGTCCGAAGGATAGTATTCTGCGGTGGTGCATTGTTTTGCAGCATTACCCCCTCAGCGAGGTGAAGGGCTTTTTAAGAGGTATGCGGCTCGATAACCACTCCATCAAGCGGATTTCCCTGCTTCTGGATGAGCTGTCCGCGGATTTGCCGACAGAGCCCTATCCGCTCCGCAAAAAGCTCCGCACCATCGGACAGGAGGCAACAGAGCAGCTTCTGCTTCTGCAAAGCATCCTGCGTCCCGCCTCTCCCCACGCCGAAACAAAAGCCGCCTTGGAAAAAATCCTTGCGGCAGGGGATTGCCTTTCTCTGAAAACCCTTGCCCTAACGGGGCAGGATTTGATGGCACTCGGTGCGCCGCACGGCAAAATCCTAGGCACTATCCTTGCAGAGCTGCTGGATATCGTTCTGCATGCGCCCGAAAAAAATACAAAAGAAACGCTGACAACGCTTGCACTTGCGCTGTTGGAAAAACGGTAA
- a CDS encoding PEGA domain-containing protein, with amino-acid sequence MKKYHFQENEKDFGSTVRLDAINDKVKEIKKKEETDELGDANEFLNVFESEKFDDPAETDGNTEDALVDTLEDADALEDALGETRRDGVFPAPAAEEGEEDDWEDDDEEYEGEGRGIFALGESFGLNKKTVALVIVLAVLACGIGFSLVRCSFHPSKTIPLVEEEAGTPLLIQTDRGDGEYLAYDIAEQERKTVFLTEKTKMTDASGRKISKASLAEGDLLAAELDEDGKTLISVDYSSNAIRTEEATGLTVNRKKRTLTNKAENLSYSYEKESVFFYDGEEIDAADLAPCDELLLKLVGDTVWSVEVQAYHGYIVVENTDAVKNGKIQLDEAEAVPLTEGMQLATAEGHHTVTVTGSNIETRKDAVVVEAGEETVYDLSKAQEKMGVIIINANVKDYKLYINGAAAESPAVLPMGEYDLVILKNGYTEWSQHVTLDKDTLNVTAELQKDVQYGTLTVTADVDGAWVYINGEEYGVAPMQVNLPYGSYNVMLEKSGYQSYKQSIQISSQTAAIHATME; translated from the coding sequence ATGAAGAAATATCATTTTCAGGAAAACGAGAAGGACTTTGGTTCTACCGTTCGTTTGGATGCGATAAATGATAAGGTGAAGGAAATCAAGAAAAAAGAGGAAACAGACGAGCTGGGGGACGCAAACGAATTTCTGAATGTGTTTGAATCGGAAAAATTCGACGACCCTGCGGAAACAGATGGAAATACAGAGGATGCCCTTGTGGATACCCTGGAGGATGCGGATGCTTTGGAGGATGCTCTGGGCGAAACAAGAAGGGACGGCGTTTTCCCTGCGCCTGCCGCGGAAGAAGGCGAGGAGGACGATTGGGAGGACGATGACGAGGAATACGAAGGAGAGGGACGCGGCATTTTTGCCTTGGGCGAATCCTTCGGGCTGAATAAAAAAACGGTTGCACTGGTGATTGTTCTGGCGGTGCTTGCATGCGGAATCGGATTTTCTCTGGTGCGGTGCAGCTTTCACCCGAGCAAGACAATCCCCCTTGTGGAGGAGGAGGCAGGGACACCCCTGCTGATTCAGACAGACCGCGGAGACGGCGAATATCTGGCGTATGATATTGCGGAGCAGGAGCGGAAAACCGTATTCCTGACGGAGAAAACAAAAATGACGGACGCAAGCGGACGCAAGATTTCCAAGGCAAGCCTTGCGGAGGGCGACCTTCTGGCGGCGGAGCTGGATGAGGACGGCAAAACGCTCATCAGCGTGGATTACAGCAGTAATGCCATCCGCACAGAGGAAGCAACGGGGCTGACCGTCAACCGCAAGAAGCGGACGCTGACGAATAAAGCAGAAAATCTTTCTTATTCCTATGAAAAGGAAAGCGTATTTTTCTATGACGGAGAGGAAATTGATGCGGCGGACTTAGCACCCTGCGACGAGCTTCTGCTGAAACTGGTAGGGGATACGGTCTGGTCGGTTGAGGTGCAGGCATACCATGGGTATATCGTGGTGGAAAACACGGATGCAGTGAAAAACGGCAAAATCCAGCTGGATGAGGCGGAGGCCGTTCCGCTTACAGAGGGGATGCAGCTTGCCACAGCAGAGGGACACCACACCGTAACGGTGACCGGCTCGAATATTGAGACCAGAAAGGATGCCGTTGTGGTGGAGGCAGGCGAGGAAACGGTCTACGACCTTTCCAAGGCGCAGGAGAAAATGGGTGTTATCATCATCAATGCCAATGTGAAGGACTATAAGCTTTACATCAACGGTGCGGCGGCGGAAAGCCCTGCGGTGCTGCCGATGGGAGAATATGATTTGGTTATCCTGAAAAACGGCTATACGGAATGGAGTCAGCATGTGACGCTGGATAAGGACACGCTGAATGTGACAGCGGAGCTGCAAAAGGATGTGCAATATGGCACACTGACCGTTACGGCGGATGTGGACGGCGCATGGGTGTATATCAACGGCGAGGAATACGGCGTAGCACCGATGCAGGTAAATCTGCCCTATGGCTCTTATAACGTGATGCTGGAAAAGAGCGGCTATCAGAGCTATAAGCAGAGCATACAGATTTCGTCCCAAACGGCGGCAATCCATGCAACGATGGAATAA
- a CDS encoding phospho-sugar mutase: MEDYRVRYQQWLEDPFIDEETKAELRGITDENEIKERFFKELEFGTGGLRGIIGNGSNRLNRYTVGKASQGLANYIKKEGTQKQGVAIAYDSRFMSPEFAEVAGLIFAANGIPAYVYPSLRPVPMLSFAVRELGCTAGVVLTASHNPPEYNGYKVYWADGAQVVAPRDKGIITEVNAVENFGQIQRMEKAEAVEKKLYTLIGEEVDEAFDRNVQAQLMNPEMIARMGDKLNIVYTPLHGSGNLPVRRNLAKAGFKNVFIVKEQELPDSSFSTVDYPNPEDTKVFTLARKLAAEVNADVLIGTDPDCDRMGAMVKDSEGNFVALTGNMVGALATDYILSQRKEQGRLPANGVVVKTIVSTEMITPICRAYGVGKIDVLTGFKYIGEQIKGFEETGSHTYLFGFEESYGCLAGTYARDKDGVYAAVLVCEMAAYYKEKSMTLYEALLKLYEKYGYYRDGVKSMTMKGLEGMARIQRIMKTFRENTPKELGGYKVVMAKDYQTQVFRNLETGEESGSPLPVSDVLHYTLEDGTWVCIRPSGTEPKLKFYIGVKADDLQAAQDKVDALDADIEAKVAEIA, encoded by the coding sequence ATGGAAGACTATCGTGTAAGATATCAGCAATGGCTGGAGGATCCTTTTATTGACGAGGAAACAAAAGCGGAGCTGAGAGGCATTACAGACGAAAACGAAATCAAGGAGCGGTTCTTTAAGGAGCTGGAATTCGGGACAGGCGGTCTGCGCGGCATTATCGGCAACGGCAGCAACAGACTGAACCGCTATACCGTTGGGAAGGCTTCGCAGGGACTGGCAAATTATATCAAAAAGGAAGGCACACAGAAGCAGGGCGTAGCGATTGCATACGATTCCCGTTTCATGTCTCCCGAATTTGCGGAGGTGGCAGGGCTGATTTTTGCGGCAAACGGGATTCCCGCGTATGTATATCCCTCTTTGCGCCCCGTTCCCATGCTTTCCTTTGCGGTGAGAGAGCTGGGCTGTACGGCAGGGGTTGTGCTGACGGCAAGCCATAACCCTCCCGAATACAACGGCTATAAGGTATATTGGGCAGACGGCGCACAGGTGGTTGCACCCAGAGATAAGGGGATTATCACAGAGGTGAACGCCGTAGAAAACTTCGGACAGATTCAGCGGATGGAAAAGGCGGAGGCTGTGGAGAAAAAGCTGTATACCCTCATCGGCGAGGAAGTGGACGAAGCGTTTGACAGAAACGTGCAGGCACAGCTGATGAACCCCGAAATGATTGCGAGAATGGGAGATAAGCTGAATATCGTTTATACGCCCCTGCATGGCTCCGGCAATCTGCCGGTGCGCCGCAATCTGGCAAAGGCAGGCTTCAAAAATGTATTTATCGTAAAGGAGCAGGAGCTGCCGGATTCTTCTTTTTCCACTGTGGATTACCCCAATCCGGAGGACACGAAGGTGTTCACATTGGCGCGGAAGCTGGCGGCTGAGGTGAACGCGGATGTGCTGATTGGGACAGACCCCGACTGTGACCGTATGGGTGCGATGGTGAAGGATTCCGAGGGCAATTTTGTTGCGCTGACAGGCAACATGGTTGGCGCACTGGCAACGGATTACATTCTTTCTCAGAGAAAGGAGCAGGGCAGACTGCCCGCAAACGGCGTGGTGGTGAAAACCATCGTAAGCACAGAAATGATTACACCCATTTGCAGGGCATACGGCGTGGGGAAAATTGATGTGCTGACCGGGTTTAAATACATCGGGGAGCAGATTAAGGGCTTTGAGGAAACCGGCTCTCATACCTATCTGTTCGGCTTTGAGGAAAGCTACGGCTGCCTGGCAGGGACTTATGCAAGGGATAAGGATGGCGTTTATGCGGCAGTTCTGGTCTGCGAAATGGCGGCTTATTATAAGGAAAAGAGCATGACGCTGTATGAAGCGTTGCTGAAGCTGTATGAAAAATATGGCTATTACCGCGATGGCGTGAAATCCATGACGATGAAGGGTCTGGAGGGGATGGCAAGAATTCAGCGCATCATGAAAACCTTCCGCGAAAATACGCCGAAGGAGCTGGGCGGCTACAAGGTCGTTATGGCAAAGGATTATCAGACACAGGTGTTCCGGAATCTGGAAACGGGGGAGGAAAGCGGCAGCCCTCTGCCTGTTTCGGATGTACTGCATTATACACTGGAGGATGGAACATGGGTATGTATCCGCCCTTCCGGTACAGAGCCGAAGCTGAAATTCTACATCGGCGTGAAGGCGGATGACCTGCAGGCGGCACAGGATAAGGTGGACGCTTTGGATGCGGATATTGAAGCAAAGGTTGCTGAGATTGCATAA
- a CDS encoding TrpB-like pyridoxal phosphate-dependent enzyme has protein sequence MKTEKNIPYKIYLDEQEMPKKWYNVRADMKNKPAPLLNPGTLQPMTAEELGAVFCDELVQQELDNDTAYIDIPQEILDFYKMYRPSPLVRAYCLEEKLQTPAKIYYKFEGNNTSGSHKLNSAIAQAYYAKKQGLKGVTTETGAGQWGTALSMACAYLGLDCNVYMVKVSYEQKPFRREVMRTYGATVTPSPSTTTEIGKKILAEHPGTTGSLGCAISEAVETAVGKEGYRYVLGSVLNQVLLHQSIIGMETKAALDKYGIEPDIIIGCAGGGSNLGGLISPFMGEKLRGEKDYQIIAVEPASCPSLTRGKFAYDFCDTGMVTPLAKMYTLGSDFIPSPNHAGGLRYHGMSPVVSQLYHDGLMEARSVEQTSVFEAAEQFARIEGILPAPESSHAIRVAIDEALKCKETGEEKTIVFGLTGTGYFDMMAYEKFNNGEMSDDIPTDADLEIGFKGLPDIPEK, from the coding sequence ATGAAAACAGAAAAGAACATTCCCTACAAAATTTATCTGGATGAGCAGGAAATGCCGAAAAAATGGTACAACGTGCGTGCGGATATGAAAAATAAACCGGCACCGCTTCTGAACCCCGGCACACTGCAGCCCATGACAGCCGAGGAGCTTGGCGCAGTTTTCTGCGATGAATTGGTACAGCAGGAATTGGATAACGATACTGCTTACATCGACATCCCACAGGAAATTTTGGATTTTTATAAAATGTACAGACCATCTCCTTTGGTTCGTGCATATTGTCTGGAAGAAAAATTGCAGACACCCGCAAAGATTTATTATAAGTTCGAGGGCAATAACACCAGTGGCAGCCATAAGCTGAATTCTGCCATCGCGCAGGCGTATTATGCAAAGAAGCAGGGCCTGAAGGGCGTGACAACAGAAACCGGCGCAGGGCAGTGGGGCACAGCGCTTTCCATGGCGTGTGCATATCTGGGTCTGGACTGCAACGTATACATGGTTAAGGTTTCCTATGAGCAAAAGCCCTTCCGCCGCGAGGTCATGCGCACCTATGGCGCAACCGTAACCCCTTCCCCCTCCACTACAACGGAAATCGGGAAGAAGATTCTGGCGGAGCATCCCGGCACAACGGGCAGCCTTGGCTGTGCCATTTCCGAAGCCGTAGAAACGGCAGTCGGCAAGGAGGGCTATCGTTATGTTCTGGGCAGTGTGCTGAATCAGGTTCTGCTGCATCAGTCCATCATCGGTATGGAAACAAAGGCAGCACTCGATAAATACGGCATTGAGCCCGATATCATCATCGGCTGTGCAGGCGGCGGCTCCAATCTGGGCGGTCTGATTTCTCCCTTCATGGGCGAAAAGCTGCGCGGCGAAAAGGATTATCAGATTATCGCAGTTGAGCCTGCATCCTGTCCGAGCCTGACAAGAGGGAAATTTGCGTATGACTTCTGCGATACAGGCATGGTAACCCCTCTGGCAAAGATGTATACGCTGGGCAGCGACTTTATCCCCTCCCCTAACCACGCAGGCGGTCTGCGGTATCATGGCATGAGCCCCGTTGTCTCTCAGCTGTATCATGATGGGCTGATGGAGGCGCGCTCCGTAGAGCAGACCTCTGTATTCGAGGCGGCAGAGCAGTTTGCAAGAATCGAAGGCATCCTGCCCGCACCCGAAAGCTCTCACGCCATTCGCGTAGCGATTGATGAAGCACTGAAATGCAAGGAAACCGGCGAGGAAAAGACCATTGTATTCGGTCTGACCGGCACAGGCTACTTCGATATGATGGCATACGAAAAGTTTAATAACGGCGAAATGTCGGATGATATCCCTACCGATGCAGATTTGGAAATCGGCTTCAAGGGACTGCCCGATATCCCCGAAAAATAA
- a CDS encoding protein kinase family protein, whose translation MEEIYEKIMREGYGLQLRHGTRTRTGLVCRTDRGLCELKKPRGSTDSLRLAFDVKKRLRENGFANISRCYPTLEGEPFYRQDGTLYILEDVLPQGTLAEDSVETFLQGAETLGEMHAAAKGLASEAAHWEKNRLPQLYAKRRSELAKVRRRNDKRGSYDAIDLLLLQYYEPYMERAAEAEELLCRGGYAEAIARTAQEGGFCHNAYKGEALRQETDGRIFVGNFDKCIAELPLADLAAYIRRYFKKTEGTAAGISAMLERYGRHCPLSERDMILLQGMLLYPEKFLRLINEYYNRRRTCVSPAMRERLAAAAKEELNGVRLKSIIAGGC comes from the coding sequence ATGGAGGAGATCTATGAAAAAATCATGCGAGAGGGCTACGGCTTGCAGCTGCGCCATGGCACAAGAACGCGGACAGGTCTGGTCTGCCGGACAGACAGGGGGCTTTGCGAGCTGAAAAAGCCGCGCGGCAGTACGGACAGCCTGCGGCTTGCATTTGATGTGAAAAAGCGGCTCAGGGAAAACGGCTTTGCGAACATCAGCCGCTGCTACCCGACACTGGAGGGCGAGCCGTTTTATCGGCAGGACGGGACGCTTTATATTCTGGAGGATGTGCTGCCGCAGGGGACACTGGCGGAGGACAGCGTGGAGACCTTTTTGCAGGGGGCGGAAACCTTAGGCGAGATGCATGCGGCGGCAAAGGGGCTTGCAAGCGAGGCGGCACACTGGGAGAAAAACCGCCTGCCGCAGCTATACGCCAAACGGCGGAGTGAGCTGGCGAAGGTGCGCCGCAGGAACGACAAACGGGGCAGCTATGACGCGATTGATTTATTGCTATTACAATATTATGAGCCATACATGGAACGGGCGGCAGAGGCAGAGGAGCTGCTATGCAGGGGCGGCTATGCGGAGGCGATCGCACGGACGGCGCAGGAGGGCGGCTTCTGCCATAATGCCTACAAGGGGGAGGCACTGCGGCAGGAGACGGATGGCAGGATTTTTGTGGGGAATTTCGATAAATGTATCGCAGAATTGCCATTGGCAGACCTTGCGGCATATATCCGCCGCTATTTCAAGAAAACGGAGGGGACGGCGGCGGGGATTTCTGCTATGCTGGAGCGTTACGGCAGGCATTGCCCCCTTTCCGAGAGAGATATGATTTTATTGCAGGGGATGCTGCTGTATCCGGAGAAATTTCTGCGGCTCATCAATGAATATTATAATCGGCGCAGAACGTGTGTCTCGCCTGCGATGCGCGAGCGGCTTGCGGCGGCGGCGAAGGAGGAGCTGAACGGGGTTCGTTTAAAAAGTATCATTGCGGGCGGCTGCTAG
- the thiC gene encoding phosphomethylpyrimidine synthase ThiC: MYTTQMDAARQGIITPQMKIVAEKERMDAEEIRSLVAKGQVIIPCNKNHKALHPSGVGARLTTKINVNLGVSRDWKDVDMEYEKVRSAVEMGAEAIMDLSSYGDTRSFRRKLTADCPAMIGTVPIYDAVVYYHKPLAQITAEEWLDIVRMHAEDGVDFMTIHCGMNRATAARFKQNKRLMNIVSRGGSIMFAWMEMTGNENPFYEHYDEILDICREYDITMSLGDACRPGCLADATDTAQIEELITLGELTKRAWAKDVQVMIEGPGHMPMNQIAANMEIQKTLCHGAPFYVLGPLVTDVAPGYDHITSAIGGALAAASGAAFLCYVTPAEHLRLPNAADVKEGIIAAKIAAHAADIAKGIPHAADWDYKMSEARKRLDWEEMFRLSMDPEKARRYRAEAKPEKEDTCSMCGNFCAVKNTNRILDGEIVSIFDE; encoded by the coding sequence ATGTACACAACACAGATGGACGCGGCAAGACAGGGTATCATCACACCGCAGATGAAAATTGTGGCGGAAAAGGAACGCATGGACGCGGAGGAAATCCGCAGTCTGGTTGCAAAGGGGCAGGTTATTATTCCCTGCAACAAAAACCATAAAGCCCTGCACCCCAGCGGTGTCGGCGCAAGGCTGACAACAAAAATCAACGTCAACCTCGGCGTTTCGCGCGACTGGAAGGACGTGGATATGGAGTATGAAAAGGTACGCTCCGCAGTAGAAATGGGCGCAGAGGCGATTATGGATTTAAGCTCCTACGGGGATACCAGAAGCTTCCGCCGCAAGCTGACCGCCGATTGCCCTGCTATGATCGGCACCGTGCCGATTTATGATGCCGTTGTGTATTATCATAAGCCTCTGGCACAAATCACAGCAGAGGAATGGCTGGATATCGTGCGGATGCACGCAGAGGACGGCGTAGATTTCATGACCATCCATTGCGGCATGAATCGTGCAACAGCGGCACGCTTTAAGCAGAATAAGCGTCTGATGAATATTGTTTCCCGCGGCGGCTCCATCATGTTTGCATGGATGGAAATGACAGGCAACGAAAACCCCTTCTATGAGCATTATGATGAAATTCTGGATATCTGTCGGGAATATGATATCACCATGAGCCTTGGGGATGCCTGCCGCCCCGGCTGTCTTGCAGATGCAACCGATACGGCGCAGATTGAGGAGCTGATTACTCTTGGCGAGCTGACAAAGCGCGCATGGGCGAAGGATGTGCAGGTCATGATTGAAGGCCCCGGCCACATGCCCATGAATCAGATTGCCGCAAATATGGAAATTCAGAAAACACTCTGCCACGGCGCACCGTTTTATGTATTGGGGCCCTTGGTGACAGATGTTGCCCCCGGCTATGACCACATCACCTCTGCCATCGGCGGTGCGCTTGCGGCGGCATCGGGTGCGGCATTCCTGTGCTATGTAACCCCTGCGGAGCATTTGCGCCTGCCCAACGCGGCAGATGTAAAAGAAGGGATCATTGCGGCGAAGATTGCGGCACACGCAGCCGATATCGCAAAGGGAATCCCTCATGCGGCAGATTGGGACTACAAAATGAGCGAAGCAAGAAAGCGTCTGGATTGGGAGGAAATGTTCCGCCTGAGCATGGACCCCGAAAAGGCGCGCCGTTACAGAGCAGAGGCAAAGCCCGAAAAAGAGGATACCTGCAGCATGTGCGGCAATTTCTGTGCAGTCAAGAACACAAATCGTATTCTGGATGGCGAAATTGTCAGCATTTTTGATGAATAA
- a CDS encoding aldo/keto reductase gives MISEKGFILENGTEMPFLGFGTYLVQEEKIILDALDCGYRHIDTARRYENEKMIGNALQQCGIPRRELFLTSKVWKTDLGYDKTMASFEASLKDLQVQYLDLFLIHWPLPFPGADWKPLVTESWKALERLYDEGAVRAIGVCNFLPQHLLHVLKTANTAPMIDQFEFHPGYPQYETLQFCQSRGIQAEAWSPLGRGRLLEAPLVLELAKKYGKSPAQICLRFCLQNNVLPLPKSSAPQRMKANLDIFDFEIEQEDIYRLLTMPQTGWSGIHPEHFE, from the coding sequence ATGATTAGTGAAAAAGGATTTATTTTGGAAAACGGTACGGAAATGCCCTTCCTTGGTTTTGGCACCTATCTGGTGCAGGAGGAAAAAATCATTCTGGATGCGCTGGACTGCGGCTACCGCCATATCGACACCGCCAGAAGATACGAAAACGAAAAAATGATTGGCAACGCCCTACAGCAGTGCGGTATCCCCCGCAGAGAGCTGTTCCTGACCTCTAAGGTCTGGAAAACGGACTTAGGCTATGATAAAACCATGGCAAGCTTTGAAGCCTCCCTCAAGGATTTGCAGGTGCAGTATCTGGATTTGTTCCTCATTCATTGGCCCCTGCCCTTCCCCGGCGCAGATTGGAAGCCGCTGGTAACGGAAAGCTGGAAGGCACTCGAAAGGCTCTATGATGAAGGGGCCGTGCGTGCCATCGGTGTCTGCAATTTCCTGCCGCAGCACCTCCTGCACGTTCTGAAAACCGCCAATACCGCCCCCATGATTGATCAGTTTGAATTCCACCCCGGCTATCCGCAGTATGAAACATTACAGTTCTGCCAGAGCCGCGGCATACAGGCGGAGGCATGGAGTCCCCTTGGCAGAGGGCGGCTTCTGGAGGCCCCTTTGGTTCTGGAGCTTGCGAAAAAATACGGCAAAAGTCCGGCGCAAATCTGTCTGCGCTTCTGCCTGCAAAATAATGTCCTGCCCCTGCCGAAATCCTCCGCACCACAGCGCATGAAGGCAAACCTCGATATCTTCGATTTCGAGATAGAGCAGGAGGATATCTATCGCCTGCTGACCATGCCCCAAACAGGCTGGTCGGGGATTCATCCGGAGCATTTTGAGTAA
- a CDS encoding pyridoxamine 5'-phosphate oxidase family protein, translated as MKFSLDKNLTFEQAKALFFEQLGDWKIMALASSVNDYVMVRNVSCLFYNDKIYFKTDKDFRKTKQLYENPNVALCYGGIQVEGTAKNCGLVVDEPGRVFEGLYKKHLWGSYNKYSHEDSEIIIEVTPKFVEVWDTSEDNYAYQIFIDFDKKEVTVKPYDKK; from the coding sequence ATGAAATTCAGCTTAGACAAAAACCTTACCTTTGAACAGGCAAAAGCCCTTTTCTTTGAACAGCTGGGTGATTGGAAGATTATGGCGCTTGCCAGCAGCGTAAACGATTACGTTATGGTGCGCAACGTCAGCTGCCTGTTCTACAATGACAAAATCTATTTCAAAACAGACAAGGACTTCCGCAAAACAAAGCAGCTTTACGAAAACCCCAATGTTGCCCTCTGCTATGGCGGCATTCAGGTGGAAGGGACTGCGAAAAACTGCGGTCTGGTTGTGGATGAGCCCGGCAGAGTGTTTGAAGGCCTTTATAAAAAACACCTCTGGGGCAGCTACAATAAATACAGCCACGAGGATTCCGAAATCATCATCGAGGTAACCCCGAAATTCGTTGAGGTCTGGGATACCAGCGAGGATAACTACGCTTATCAGATTTTCATCGACTTCGATAAAAAAGAGGTTACGGTAAAGCCTTACGATAAGAAATAA
- a CDS encoding ECF transporter S component, with amino-acid sequence MKTKFKTRDLTMIAMMGAICCILLHIDFPLPFLPPFMNFDLAGLVEIIGGFAMGPLQAVCIILVKILLKLATEGTSSAFTGELQNFLLSCAYVLPPVIMYHQKKSKRTAIVGMAISSVFTGIVAIFTNLYIIIPFYMALMGQDMSYFVAMCTEVNPLISNVFTLAILGILPFNLIKCGINSVGAMLLYKHLSPIIHGNASAKNKKANAIKKADETKI; translated from the coding sequence ATGAAAACGAAATTCAAAACCAGAGATTTAACCATGATTGCCATGATGGGTGCCATCTGCTGCATCCTGCTGCATATTGATTTCCCGCTTCCCTTCCTGCCCCCCTTCATGAACTTTGATCTGGCAGGTCTGGTAGAAATCATCGGCGGCTTTGCCATGGGGCCTTTGCAGGCAGTCTGCATCATTCTGGTGAAAATCCTGCTGAAGCTGGCAACAGAGGGTACCTCCTCCGCATTTACGGGCGAGCTGCAAAACTTCCTGCTCAGCTGTGCGTATGTGCTGCCTCCCGTTATCATGTATCACCAGAAAAAATCTAAAAGAACCGCAATCGTCGGCATGGCAATCAGCTCTGTCTTCACAGGCATCGTTGCCATCTTTACCAACCTGTATATCATCATTCCCTTCTATATGGCACTGATGGGACAGGATATGAGCTATTTCGTAGCCATGTGTACCGAGGTCAACCCTCTGATTTCCAATGTATTCACACTGGCAATCCTTGGGATTCTGCCCTTCAACCTGATTAAATGCGGCATCAACTCCGTTGGCGCAATGCTGCTGTATAAGCACTTAAGCCCCATCATCCACGGCAATGCCTCTGCAAAAAATAAAAAGGCAAACGCCATAAAGAAAGCGGACGAAACAAAAATCTGA